The Takifugu rubripes chromosome 3, fTakRub1.2, whole genome shotgun sequence genome contains a region encoding:
- the LOC101078904 gene encoding transcription factor Spi-B isoform X1, producing MLAEMETMAYVTEVRLNSDRGAWSCAPPSSCPDVDLDVIEEYLQEHSLEVPPAHVPSSPPTNMGQLAHSYQSTRITVNSWSGQHPYRWHCGSHAPHEEYEDGALRPEWSSQPDKQWNHVAYAYEKPAYTDSDSQSSSSQYQEYQDSPSPSSDRGDRKDGDSTPPVPLSGKRKERLFQFLFEMLQTPSMRSCIWWVQSSAGTFQFSSQNKEQLAQLWGRRKGNRKTMTYQKMARALRNYSRTGEIQKVKRKLTYRFDEKTLRGLQGL from the exons ATGTTGGCAGAAATGGAAACG ATGGCTTACGTCACCGAGGTCAGGCTGAACTCGGACCGGGGGGCCTGGAGCTGCGCGCCGCCCTCGTCTTGTCCTGACGTGGACCTGGACGTCATCGAGGAATACCTGCAGGAGCACTCGCTGGAGGTCCCGCCTGCACACGTGCCCTCGTCTCCTCCAACAAACATGGGGCAGCTGGCACATTCCTACCAGAGCACCAGGATCACAG tgaACAGCTGGTCGGGCCAGCATCCATACAGGTGGCACTGTGGCTCCCACGCTCCACACGAGGAGTATGAAGATGGAGCTCTTCGTCCTGAATGGTCCAGTCAGCCTGACAAGCAGTGG AATCATGTTGCTTATGCCTACGAGAAGCCGGCTTACACGGACTCAGATTCCCagtccagcagctcccagtaccAAGAATACCAAGATTCCCCGTCACCATCATCagacagaggggacagaaagGATGGAGACTCCACACCTCCGGTTCCGCTTTCAG gaaagaggaaggagcGTTTGTTCCAGTTCCTGTTTGAGATGCTCCAGACCCCATCGATGCGGAGCTGCATCTGGTGGGTCCAGTCGTCCGCCGGCACATTTCAGTTCTCCTCCCAAAATAAAGAGCAACTGGCTCAGCTGTGGGGGCGGCGCAAAGGCAATCGCAAGACCATGACTTACCAGAAAATGGCACGGGCACTGAGAAACTACTCCCGCACCGGTGAGATTCAGAAGGTGAAGAGGAAACTGACCTACCGGTTTGATGAGAAGACGCTCAGAGGCCTACAAGGCCTATAA
- the LOC101078904 gene encoding transcription factor Spi-B isoform X2, with protein sequence MAYVTEVRLNSDRGAWSCAPPSSCPDVDLDVIEEYLQEHSLEVPPAHVPSSPPTNMGQLAHSYQSTRITVNSWSGQHPYRWHCGSHAPHEEYEDGALRPEWSSQPDKQWNHVAYAYEKPAYTDSDSQSSSSQYQEYQDSPSPSSDRGDRKDGDSTPPVPLSGKRKERLFQFLFEMLQTPSMRSCIWWVQSSAGTFQFSSQNKEQLAQLWGRRKGNRKTMTYQKMARALRNYSRTGEIQKVKRKLTYRFDEKTLRGLQGL encoded by the exons ATGGCTTACGTCACCGAGGTCAGGCTGAACTCGGACCGGGGGGCCTGGAGCTGCGCGCCGCCCTCGTCTTGTCCTGACGTGGACCTGGACGTCATCGAGGAATACCTGCAGGAGCACTCGCTGGAGGTCCCGCCTGCACACGTGCCCTCGTCTCCTCCAACAAACATGGGGCAGCTGGCACATTCCTACCAGAGCACCAGGATCACAG tgaACAGCTGGTCGGGCCAGCATCCATACAGGTGGCACTGTGGCTCCCACGCTCCACACGAGGAGTATGAAGATGGAGCTCTTCGTCCTGAATGGTCCAGTCAGCCTGACAAGCAGTGG AATCATGTTGCTTATGCCTACGAGAAGCCGGCTTACACGGACTCAGATTCCCagtccagcagctcccagtaccAAGAATACCAAGATTCCCCGTCACCATCATCagacagaggggacagaaagGATGGAGACTCCACACCTCCGGTTCCGCTTTCAG gaaagaggaaggagcGTTTGTTCCAGTTCCTGTTTGAGATGCTCCAGACCCCATCGATGCGGAGCTGCATCTGGTGGGTCCAGTCGTCCGCCGGCACATTTCAGTTCTCCTCCCAAAATAAAGAGCAACTGGCTCAGCTGTGGGGGCGGCGCAAAGGCAATCGCAAGACCATGACTTACCAGAAAATGGCACGGGCACTGAGAAACTACTCCCGCACCGGTGAGATTCAGAAGGTGAAGAGGAAACTGACCTACCGGTTTGATGAGAAGACGCTCAGAGGCCTACAAGGCCTATAA